The bacterium genome contains a region encoding:
- the groEL gene encoding chaperonin GroEL (60 kDa chaperone family; promotes refolding of misfolded polypeptides especially under stressful conditions; forms two stacked rings of heptamers to form a barrel-shaped 14mer; ends can be capped by GroES; misfolded proteins enter the barrel where they are refolded when GroES binds; many bacteria have multiple copies of the groEL gene which are active under different environmental conditions; the B.japonicum protein in this cluster is expressed constitutively; in Rhodobacter, Corynebacterium and Rhizobium this protein is essential for growth) produces TLERKENEGFNAATEKYEDLVEAGVIDPTKVVRSALENAASISSLLITTEAVVIELPEKEKPAMPSPHGGGGMGDMY; encoded by the coding sequence GACGCTCGAGCGCAAAGAAAACGAAGGCTTCAACGCTGCCACCGAGAAGTACGAAGACCTCGTCGAGGCCGGTGTCATCGACCCGACCAAGGTTGTTCGCTCTGCGCTCGAAAATGCGGCATCGATTTCTTCGCTCCTCATTACCACCGAGGCTGTTGTCATCGAGCTGCCTGAAAAGGAAAAACCCGCTATGCCTTCTCCTCACGGCGGCGGCGGTATGGGTGACATGTACTGA